In the Sorghum bicolor cultivar BTx623 chromosome 4, Sorghum_bicolor_NCBIv3, whole genome shotgun sequence genome, AGTCTCGACGCGGGGTggttcgaggcccaccggtcgaggtatcggcaggcgagccgttctccatGTGGGGTAAGTTTTTCAACGCTGTGATTCTCATCCTCCCGTTTCTTTGCGTTTTCTCGTATAGCGGTCTCGCTTATGCCCATTTCTCCttcctcaggttgaagcagACGCTtaagcaggcccagccttcgatggcgaaaaggctcaaggtgggGGCGGCCTCCAAGGAATCAGGTTAGTAACTTATTCCTATTGTTATGGGATTTGTGTTGTTCTTACGTCGACCACCATAATGACTAACCTTTGTTTTGCATTTTATAGGCTCCTCCAAGCCTCGACCGCCGACTAGCACCGAGAACACCCCGCCCCGTCCCCTGGTGGGTGAGTCTGCCCCATCGTCACCAAAGCGGGCCGAGGTACCTCACTCCCaagggcaggagggagcccccgagcccccccgctctggggtcgagggggaccCGATCACTATAAGTGACGGGTCTGGCGGCGATGGGTCTTCGAGGGACGCCCgccctatggacgaggaggtcgaggcctcTCCCACCGCGAGACGGACTCCTTGGCCCATTGGGCTCCACTCTGTCGAATAGCAGAGGAggaaagaggagagagagcgTGAGCAGAAGATGCGGCATCAGCCGCAAGAGGAAAAGCAGTTGTTGCCGACGGGGGGAGAGGTGGGGCAGCCGTCAGTAGGTccccagctcgaggagctgctggagcaggaccgTCGCCAGGGGCCGCAGGAGCCCCAGGGGCAGCGGCAGGAGACGGGCCAGCAATCGGAGGAACTGCTCGAGCCTCCCcctcacagtccgccccaaccggtactaccgtcgccgcaagagcccgggaaACGGGAGGAGGGTCTGCCAGTTTTTGGCCCTCCGACaccggcgtggctccgtccaggggcgcccgcgacgatcccagcagagtcggggcgggcaGACGgcatggtggcgctcgcctacatgatgcgcacccccgtcgaccccgagtccgagatcaggaggacgatctgcggaatggacggaatcgccccgggattcctccgggagcgtcggtcgtgggaggaccgtattcCCGCCGAGGAGGACAAGGCTGGAACGTCGGGCGGTAGTGGAGGCGGCGAAACcgggacctggaagacggtggacgatgatgggcggttcccttccctcgtcgacttgttcctgcgccacggggggtccctcgagaccgtcgaggagctcatccgcggcgtcaaggcgcgggccgaccaggagatAGAGAACTAGTGCCCcgaccggatccgcatccgggcttccatcGACCCGTCCGAACCCAATATTTTATTGGACgaccggaaggaggccgagaagtgggagcacatcGAGGAGCTCCACCTGtggatgaagcacacggtggggcCACTGTCGGACGTTGTTAACAACAGGCTCGgaccggcctactttgtaagtactTTTCAGTCCTTAATCTTTATAGAACATTTGGTTTCG is a window encoding:
- the LOC110434767 gene encoding protein enabled homolog codes for the protein MLQHRRDIATTHYTQDAAAGGRAPVAREDPRTPRNNEQVDPPPQDDKAAQLAQLRELKAKLDEDRECLVQLERALEQDRLYPHGGGARGRAREVYRQIAETRSQSRSLKQTLKQAQPSMAKRLKVGAASKESGSSKPRPPTSTENTPPRPLVGESAPSSPKRAERRKEEREREQKMRHQPQEEKQLLPTGGEVGQPSVGPQLEELLEQDRRQGPQEPQGQRQETGQQSEELLEPPPHSPPQPGSKMSCWPPKSRPVPSRLNSRGRSP